The Candidatus Eisenbacteria bacterium nucleotide sequence GCTCCACCGCCGCCAGCGCCTCCCAAGCCGGAATGCCGCGCGTGGGATCGAGCCGCAGGTCGAGCGGGGCATCATGGCGGAACGCCATGCCGCGGCTCGCGTCGTCGAGCTGCGGGGACGAGAGGCCGAGGTCGAGCAACGCCCCCTTCAGGGGCTCGCGATCGAATCGACTCCAGGCTGTGGGGAGCTCGGAGAGGCGGCCGTGGGTCATCAGGATCCGGCCTCCGTAACGTTCGAGCCTCGATTGAGCACGCGCGAGCGCCGTGGGATCCGCGTCATTGCCCCACAGCCGCGCGCTCGGTTCGCGTTCGAGAATCCCTTCCGCATGCCCGCCGTCTCCCAGTGTGGCGTCCAGATACAGGCCCGGGCCGGTGAGCAGGAAGCCGAGCGTCGGCTCGAGCAGAACCGGCTCATGGCGTCCGTTCACCGCGCGTCGTCCGCGGCATGCCGCGAACCTCGATGCCTCCTGGCCTTCCCTCGAAGCGCGCGACCGCTTCCATGAGCCGCGCCGCAGCAAAGCGCTCGAAGCGACTCACGCACGAGCAGTCGAGCACGACCCTGGAGATCTCGCGCGGCTTGAGCGCGGCCAGAGCCCGCTCGAGCCGCCGCTCCGCCGCGCCATCGATCCAGCCGCTGAGCGCCACGTGCGCCACCTGCGCCTCGCCCGGCTCCTGCAGGAGCTCGACCCGCGCGGAGGCCGCATGACGTCCGCCCAGCTCGAGATTGATGGCCAGTGACGCTCGCATGTTCGACTCCGCGTTCATGCCGGCTCGTCCTTGAGGTGTTCCGCGGCGAGGCGCTCGTACTGACCTTCGACATCCATGATGGGAGCGATCGCCGCTTTGAATCGATCGGGGTTCCAAATCTCGATGTGATCTTCAGCGCCGTGCACCACGGCTTCCTTGTCCAGTGATGCACGGCGAACGAGCGCAGGTGGGATCGGGACTCTTCCTTGTGCGTCCACCTGCACTTCCTTGGCATCGGTGAGAAACGCGCGGCGGAAAGCGCGACCCGTCGGATTCGAGATCGGGATCTTCCGCAGACGTTCCATCATCCGCTTCCACTCGTCTTTCGAATAGCCATGAACGCAGCCGTCGAAACCCATGTTGAGCACGAAACGGGTGATCGCCCGGCCGGTTTCAGTGCGGCGCATCGAGACGGGAATGCTGATCCGTCCCTTGTGGTCGATGGCATGGGTGTCCGTTCCGAGGAAGGAAGACATTGGGCGCCTGTGACCCCCATTACCACTGACCACCACCATTCCCCACTTCTCACCACCGCGCGGCAAGATAGGTCCACGGTTCGCGCCTGTCAAAAGAAAATCATCGCGCGCGGCGCAGAAAAATCCGCCGCTCGGCGCTGCACGATTGTGCAGTCGCTCCAATCCCGCGCCGATCGAAGCTTTCGATCTAGCGCGCTGTCGCGCGCAGCGAGTCGAAGACCGCCCAGTCCACCTGATAGAAGGTGTAGACCACAGGCAGCGGACGGGCGACGCCGAGATTCGGCATTCGCGCGGTGCCGATCGGCGTGAGCGCCGAGCCGTAGCGGCTCGCGCGCTTCAGCGCATTGGCCGTGGGCGCCCGGTCGACGAGGTAGTCGGGCCGTGCGAAGGATGCGAAGGCGAACGACGACACCGCTTCTTCCGGAGTCTGACGCACGAGATGCGGGACCATGCGCGGCGTGACGAGCCCGGCGAGGTCGACCACCGGGCGCTCGCTGAAGTAACCGATCGCTCCGATGTCGGGCGCGGCGATCACTGATCCTTCCGGCGTGTGACTCTTGAACCAGCGACCCCAGCGGATCAGCGAGCTCTCGAGCGCGGGCGTGAAGGACTTCACGTGCGGGATCACCGAGCGCTGGTAGACGAACCCGTTCTGCGCGATCACGAGCAGCATGACGATCGCCGCAAGACCGATCGCGCGGTTCCTGCGCGCCGGGCTGGGCTGCGTTCCGACCCACCATTGATCCGCGGCTCGCCATGCGAGCCAGTCGAGGATCGGCAGCACGATCAGGAGGTAACGCGAGATCACCGGCACTCCGCGCGCGAGGTAGAGCGCCGGAAGCCCGAAGACCCACGCCCAGGGCAGCCAGCGTTGCGCCAGGTTGGCCGGCGAGATGCGCACCACGCGGCCGAGGAGCAGAGACACGAAGAGCAGCGCCAGCAGCACGCCATCGGTGGCTCCGATCACGAGGATCTGCTGTCCGATCGAGTCCACGTGGCTCGACACGGTGGCGACCCCGGCCGACTTGGCGGCGAGCGTCTGCGGCCAGAAGGTGCCGAAGTAGATGCGCGCGAACAAGAGCCACGTGCCGACGATCAGCAGCGGCGGCAGCGTGCCGCTGATCAGCCGGCGAAGACCGAAACGGTCCTCGGTCTCGATCAGCAGGAACATGACCCAGAGGAGCAGCAGCCACATGGCCTCGGGTCGCGTCAGCGCCGCCAGCGCCCATAGCGATCCGGTCCGCACCGGGCGGGCGCCCCAGCGCTTGCCTTCGGTGAAGGCGACGAAACCTCCGAGAATCAGGGCCACGGCGAGCGGCGTCTCCATGCCCGAGGTCGCCCAGCGCGCCATCCAGGCATGGCTGCTCCAGGCGATGGTGGCCAGCGCGCGAATCTCCGGCGTCTCCACCGTGCGCCGCATGAGCTGGAGGAACAGGCCGACCGATCCCACCGCCGCCAGCATGCCGAACAGCTTCGCCATCCACAGGCCGTCGAGGCCGAGCGCCATCGCGTCGGCCAGCAGCGCCACCCAGAGCGGGCTCGTGCAGCCGTAGACACGCTCGCCAGGGTTGAACACCAGTCCGTGTCCGTTCGACAGGTGACGCGCGTACTGCAAATGGATGAACGTGTCGTCGGTCAGGTAGTCGCGGATCGGCCACATCAGGGCCAGCACGATGAGCACGCCGACCGCGAGGGCGATGCGCTCGACCCGGGTGAGCTG carries:
- the mraZ gene encoding division/cell wall cluster transcriptional repressor MraZ, translated to MERLHNRAAPSGGFFCAARDDFLLTGANRGPILPRGGEKWGMVVVSGNGGHRRPMSSFLGTDTHAIDHKGRISIPVSMRRTETGRAITRFVLNMGFDGCVHGYSKDEWKRMMERLRKIPISNPTGRAFRRAFLTDAKEVQVDAQGRVPIPPALVRRASLDKEAVVHGAEDHIEIWNPDRFKAAIAPIMDVEGQYERLAAEHLKDEPA
- a CDS encoding STAS domain-containing protein, translating into MNAESNMRASLAINLELGGRHAASARVELLQEPGEAQVAHVALSGWIDGAAERRLERALAALKPREISRVVLDCSCVSRFERFAAARLMEAVARFEGRPGGIEVRGMPRTTRGERTP